A genomic region of Arachis stenosperma cultivar V10309 chromosome 9, arast.V10309.gnm1.PFL2, whole genome shotgun sequence contains the following coding sequences:
- the LOC130947831 gene encoding protein tesmin/TSO1-like CXC 2, translating to MDTPDRATTTNNLNPPKFEDSPVFNFLNSLSPIKPVKSVHITQTFSSISFSSPPSVFTSPHVNSNKESRFLRRHSLLDTSKPKVTSEDENQTGSGEQALTDSTHARNNSRELEKNADKGTSIGDASIEPASEQAKFSIELPQTLKYESGSPGYDPILCGDEANTLLSLPSSEAAPDVACSHESSKKNLVEGELHLHGICQTEPKIDGTECDWDNLINNASDMLIFSSPNVSEAFKDLMNKQLDPSGRIMQIVNQVASGSGHENEDHPPKPGLASDTQYTQENIANVALVASNPCEKMDDEHVYVIHRGIRRRCLDFEMASVRRNNSNSDGNSNASSNATKSNERNTGGDSRRCFLPGIGLHLNALATLKEHRGMKNEKSSSGRQLNIPSSTSSLLPQEHHLLLLPASSERDMELPENEVQPVEDCSQSLSLMAGEEFNQNSPKKKRRKVETAGESESCKRCNCKKSKCLKLYCECFAAGVYCIEPCSCQDCFNKPIHEDTVLQTRKQIESRNPLAFAPKVIRSADSVSEIADDPNKTPASARHKRGCNCKKSSCLKKYCECYQGGVGCSISCRCEGCKNAFGRKDGSAGIDAEAEEETEASEKGEVEKALQKTEIQNIEENQNSALQATPLRLSRPLLPLPFSSKGKPPRSFIATISGSALIASQKLGKPNILRPQVKLEKPHQTVADDEMMDIIQGDSSPIACIKTSSPNGKRISSPNCELGSSPTRRGGRKLILHSIPSFPSLTHHH from the exons ATGGACACTCCCGACAGGgccaccaccaccaacaaccTCAATCCCCCCAAATTtgag GATTCACCAGTATTTAACTTTCTCAATAGTCTATCTCCTATAAAGCCAGTTAAATCTGTTCACATTACCCAGACCTTCAGTTCAATTAGCTTTTCATCCCCTCCATCGGTTTTCACATCACCCCATGTCAACTCTAACAAGGAATCCAGATTCCTGAGGAG GCATAGCCTTTTAGACACATCAAAGCCAAAGGTTACATCTGAGGATGAAAATCAAACTGGTTCAGGTGAACAGGCTCTTACAGATTCAACTCATGCACGCAATAACTCAAGGGAGTTAGAGAAAAATGCTGATAAAGGAACTTCCATAGGGGATGCCTCAATTGAGCCAGCCAGTGAACAAGCAAAGTTCTCAATCGAGCTGCCACAGACCTTAAAATACGAGTCTGGTAGCCCTGGATATGATCCTATACTTTGTGGTGATGAGGCTAATACACTTCTGTCATTGCCTTCTTCTGAGGCAGCACCAGATGTTGCCTGCAGTCATGAATCCTCTAAAAAGAATTTGGTGGAGGGTGAACTGCATCTCCATGGAATATGTCAGACTGAGCCGAAAATTGATGGCACCGAGTGTGATTGggataatttaattaataatgcaTCTGATATGTTAATTTTTAGTTCGCCAAATGTCTCAGAAGCTTTTAAGGATCTAATGAATAAACAATTGGACCCTTCCGGACGTATAATGCAAATTGTCAATCAAGTTGCTTCTGGATCAGGACATGAAAATGAAGATCATCCTCCCAAACCAGGACTAGCTTCAGACACACAATACACACAGGAAAATATTGCTAATGTTGCTTTGGTGGCTAGCAATCCATGTGAGAAAATGGATGATGAG CATGTTTATGTTATACACCGTGGTATACGGAGGCGCTGTCTAGACTTTGAGATGGCCAGCGTTCGCAGAAATAACTCAAACTCAGACGGCAATTCAAATGCAAGTTCCAATGCAACAAAGTCTAATGAGAGGAATACTGGTGGTGATTCAAGGAGGTGCTTTTTGCCGGGAATTGGTTTACACTTGAATGCGCTTGCAACTTTGAAGGAGCACCGTGGCATGAAAAATGAAAAGTCTTCTTCTGGAAGACAACTTAACATTCCCAGctccacttcttccttgttACCGCAAGAACATCATCTGTTATTGCTACCTGCATCCTCTGAAAGAGATATGGAGCTGCCAGAGAATGAGGTTCAGCCTGTCGAAGATTGTAGTCAGTCATTATCTCTCATGGCCGGTGAAGAATTCAATCAGAATAGCCCCAAAAAGAAAAG GCGGAAGGTGGAAACAGCTGGAGAAAGTGAGTCTTGCAAACGGTGTAATTGTAAGAAATCAAAATGTTTGAAGCT TTATTGCGAGTGCTTTGCTGCTGGAGTCTACTGTATAGAACCTTGCTCTTGTCAAGACTGCTTCAATAAACCTATTCATGAAGATACTGTTCTTCAAACTCGCAAGCAGATTGAGTCGCGTAACCCGCTTGCATTTGCTCCCAAAGTCATCAGGAGTGCTGATTCTGTTTCTGAAATTGCG GATGATCCAAACAAAACTCCAGCTTCGGCACGACACAAAAGAGGATGTAATTGCAAGAAATCAAGCTGCCTAAAGAAATATTGTGAATGTTATCAG GGTGGTGTTGGTTGCTCCATTAGCTGTAGATGTGAAGGCTGCAAGAACGCATTCGGTAGAAAGGATG GTTCTGCAGGAATAGATGCTGAGGCAGAAGAAGAGACAGAAGCATCGGAAAAGGGCGAGGTGGAAAAGGCTTTGCAGAAAACTGAAATTCAGAATATTGAAGAAAATCAGAATTCTGCTCTTCAAGCAACACCATTACGGCTTTCCAG ACCATTGCTTCCATTGCCCTTTTCATCGAAGGGAAAGCCGCCTAGATCTTTTATTGCTACGATCTCTGGTTCTGCATTGATTGCCAGCCAAAAACTTGGTAAACCAAATATTCTTCGGCCTCAAGTTAAGTTAGAAAAGCCTCATCAAACTGTAGCAGATGATGAAATGATGGACATTATCCAAGGTGATAGCTCTCCTATCGCTTGCATAAAAACCTCTTCTCCCAATGGCAAAAGGATTTCCTCTCCTAATTGTGAACTTGGATCATCTCCAACACGCAGAGGTGGCAGGAAGTTGATATTACACTCCATCCCTTCGTTTCCTTCCCTCACCCATCACCATTAG
- the LOC130950156 gene encoding uncharacterized protein LOC130950156: MEKYFKRKLPLESEVTPLVSSNKKKFLEFNVESLVADPGQRPKISNYDPNVRDEVRRAYLQKGPCQPREHDFLQTYFGTSLRRFNADWFDEFGNWLEYSISKDGVFCLCCYLMKPDGASGDAFVKEGFSNWKKKERLQTHVGNHDSAHNQARRKCEALMKQKQHIEVVFQKHSDQAKRDYRTHLTATIECIRFLLRQGLAFRGDDESHNSNNQGNFLELLDFLAQHNTEIDRVFKNARGNLKLVAPKIQKDIVRAAASETTKVIIDDLGDDLFAVLVDEARDISVKEQMAVCLRYVNKEGIVMERFLGLVHVSSTNVLSLKVALESLLTKHNLSLARIRGQGYDGATNMQGEFNGLKSLILKENACAFYVHCFAHQLQLALVVVAKKQVEIALLFNLLASFCNIVGASCKRKDMLGESQMQKTIVALQNGDVSSGRGLNQETTLKMTGDTRWGSHYGTILSLITIFSSVVEVFEVIEEDGNNPEQRAEACQLLNHIQSFEFVFNLHLMKSILGVTNELSQALQRSDQDIINAMTLVKVSKQRLQSIRDDG; this comes from the coding sequence ATGGAGAAatatttcaaaagaaagctACCACTAGAATCTGAAGTCACTCCATTAGTCTCTTCTAATAAAAAGAAGTTCTTAGAATTCAATGTGGAAAGTCTGGTAGCTGATCCTGGACAACgacccaaaatttcaaattatgaTCCAAATGTCAGAGATGAAGTTAGACGAGCTTATTTGCAAAAAGGTCCTTGTCAACCAAGAGAACATGATTTTCTACAAACATATTTTGGAACTTCTCTCCGTAGATTTAATGCTGATTGGTTTGATGAATTTGGCAATTGGTTGGAATATAGTATTTCAAAAGATGGTGTATTTTGTCTCTGTTGCTATCTTATGAAACCTGATGGTGCGAGTGGTGATGCTTTTGTAAAAGAGGGCTTTTCAAATTGGAAAAAGAAGGAGCGATTACAAACACATGTTGGAAATCATGATAGTGCTCATAATCAAGCTCGAAGAAAATGCGAAGCACTCATGAAGCAAAAACAACATATTGAAGTTGTTTTTCAAAAGCATTCAGACCAAGCTAAAAGAGATTACCGAACTCACTTAACAGCAACAATTGAGTGCATTAGGTTCTTATTGCGACAAGGATTGGCCTTTCGTGGTGATGATGAATCGCACAATTCAAATAATCAAGGTAATTTTTTGGAGCTTCTTGACTTTCTTGCTCAACATAATACGGAGATTGATCGTGTTTTCAAAAATGCTCGTGGAAACCTTAAGCTAGTAGCACCTAAAATTCAAAAAGATATTGTTAGAGCTGCTGCAAGTGAAACTACTAAagttattattgatgatcttgGAGATGATTTATTTGCTGTTTTAGTTGATGAAGCTCGAGACATTTCTGTTAAAGAGCAAATGGCTGTTTGTTTGCGGTATGTGAACAAAGAAGGGATTGTAATGGAGCGATTTCTTGGCCTTGTCCATGTTTCTAGCACAAATGTGTTGTCGTTAAAAGTAGCTTTGGAATCTTTATTAACAAAGCATAATTTAAGTTTAGCAAGAATACGTGGACAAGGTTACGATGGAGCTACTAATATGCAGGGAGAATTTAATGGCTTAAAAAGTTTGATCTTGAAAGAAAATGCTTGTGCTTTTTATGTTCATTGTTTTGCTCACCAACTTCAATTAGCACTTGTGGTTGTTGCAAAGAAACAGGTCGAAATTGCACTACTTTTTAATTTGCTTGCTAGTTTCTGCAATATTGTTGGAGCTTCTTGTAAACGTAAAGACATGCTTGGTGAAAGTCAAATGCAAAAGACAATTGTTGCATTACAAAATGGAGATGTTTCTAGTGGGCGTGGCTTAAATCAAGAAACAACATTGAAAATGACAGGTGATACTCGATGGGGCTCACATTATGGTACAATACTTAGCTTGATTACTATTTTTTCTTCCGTGGTAGAAGTTTTTGAAGTTATTGAGGAAGATGGAAATAATCCTGAACAAAGAGCTGAAGCATGCCAATTATTGAATCATATtcaatcttttgaatttgtattCAATTTACATTTGATGAAAAGTATATTAGGAGTTACTAATGAGTTATCTCAAGCTCTACAAAGAAGTGATCAAGACATTATAAATGCTATGACATTGGTTAAAGTGTCCAAGCAACGATTGCAAAGTATAAGAGACGATGGTTAG